In Mycobacterium sp. Aquia_213, the sequence CCATCGCGCCGGGCCCCATCGATACCGAAGCCAATCGGAACACCACCCCGCAGGAGATGGTCGCCGACATCGTCAAGGGAATTCCGTTGTCGCGCATGGGACAGCCCGAAGATCTTGTCGGCATGTGCCTGTTCTTGCTGTCGGATGAGGCGTCCTGGATCACCGGGCAGATTTTCAATGTCGACGGCGGACAGATCTTCCGGTCATGAGTCAGGACCTGAAGCTCGGGTACATCGGGCTGGGCAATATGGGTGCCCCGATGGCCACCAAGATGACCGAATGGCCCGGCGGGGTAACGGTTTACGATATCCGGACCGAGGCGATGACGCCGCTGATCGAGAAGGGCGCCGGCATCGCCGACAGCGTTGCTGACATTGCCGTCGCCGACATCGTGCATATCACCGTGCTCAACGACGCCCAGGTCCGTGAGGTCGTTGGCGAGCTGGCCGCCCACGCGAAGCCCGGCACCGTCATCGCGATCCACTCGACGATCAGCGACACCACCGCTGTCGAATTGGCGGCCGAACTCAAGCCACAAGGCATCCACATCGTCGACGCGCCCGTCAGCGGTGGGGCAGCCGCCGCGGCGGAGGGCAAGCTCGCCACCATGGTCGGTGCCGATCGCGAGGTGTACGAGCGGATCAAGCCGGCGTTCAAACACTGGGCGGCGATGGTCGTGCATGCCGGCGAGCCGGGTGCGGGCACCCGAATGAAGTTGGCCCGCAACATGTTGACGTTCACCTCGTACGTGGCGGCCTGTGAAGCCATGAAGCTCGCCGAGGCGGCCGGGCTGGACCTGCAGGCGCTGGGCCGGGTGGTGCGCCACACCGATGCGCTCACCAGCGGGCCCGGAGCGATCATGGTTCGCGAGGACATGAAAGACCTGCAGCCGGACAACTTCCTCTACCAATCGTTCTTGCACGCCCGCGGTCTGGGGGAGAAGGATCTGAGTCTGGCGTTGGGGTTGGGCGAGGCGGTGTCCGTCGACCTGCCGCTGGCGCGACTCGCGTATGAGGGGCTGGCGGCGGGTCTCGGGGTACCGCACAAAGAGAAAGAGTCGTAAATGGACGAGCAGCGCCGCAAGGGCCTCGAAAAAATGAACGAGGTCTACGGCTGGGAGATGCCGAACATCGAGGGCGACCCGTACTTCGACCTGACCGTCGATCATCTCTTCGGCGACATCTGGAACCGGCCGGGATTGTCGATGCGCGACAAGCGCATCATGACGCTGACGGCGGTCACTGCGGTGGGAAGCCGCGACCTGGCCGAGATCCAGATCAACGCGGCACTGCTCAACGGGGAACTCTCCGAAGACGAGCTCAAGGAGATGGCCGTCTTCCTCACCCACTATCTCGGCTTCCCACTGGGCTCCGCGCTCAACGGGGCGGTCGGGGCCGTCGTGGCAAAGCGCAAGAAGGCCGCGGCCAAGGGCGCCGGAGAAGACAAAAAGGCCAATGTGGAAGCCGCCCTGAAGATGAACTCGGGTAAGGCCGACGCCTAGGGCCGCAACTCAGTAAGGCCGGCCGCCTTCGGGCATCACGTATTCCGACGGCGGTCCAAAGACACCGTTGATCGTTGTGCCGCCATTGATCATGCCTGCGGCCATGTCCAGCATGCTCTGCGGGAAACCCAATCGCGGCCTGGTCAGCTTGTCGAGCCGGGTGACTTCCTCGGCGGACAGATTCACGTCGACGGCGCGCACGTTGTCCTCGAGCTGCGAAAGCCTGCGGGCCCCAATGATGATCGACGAGACGGCGGGCTGTGCATGCACCCATGCCAGCGCAACGGCGGCAACGTTCGTCTCGTGTGCCTTGGCGATGATCTCGAGTTCGTCGATGACCGCATAGGTTTTCTCGTTGAGGAAGCTCTCCACGAGCACGCCACGACCGGCATTGTGCTGCCCGGCATTTCGCCGGGTGTACTTGCCACTGAGCGCACCGCTTTTCAGCGGCGACCACGGTGTGATGCCGAGGCCGAATTCGCTGGCCATCGGCACCAGCTCCTGCTCGACGGTGCGTTCCAGCAGTGAGTACTCGATCTGCAGGCCGATGAATGCCGGCCAGCCACGGAATCGCGCGATCAGGTTGGCCTCGACGATCTTCCACGCCGGGGTGTCCGAAACGCCGATGTAGCGGACCTTGCCGGCCGAAACCAGGTCGTCGAGTGCCGCCATCGTCTCCTCGATGGGGGTGTTCGCGTCCCACATGTGTAGCCAGTACAGGTCGATGTAGTCGGTTTGCAGGCGGCGCAGTGAGTTTTCGCATGCGTTGACCAGCGATTTACGGCCCGCGCCGCCACCATTGGGATCGCCGGGGTACAGGTTGCCGCTGAACTTGGTCGCGATCACCAGGCGATCGCGCCGGGCCGCGTGGCGCCCGACGTGGTCGCCGATGATCTTCTCGGAGTGGCTCCGGGTGTAGAAGTTGGCGGTGTCGATGAAGTTGCCGCCGAGTTCGGTGTAGCGATCGATGATCTGTTGAGACTCCTCGACGCTGGTGCCCCAGCCGAGGTCTTCGCCGAACGTCATCGCGCCCAGGCACAGGGGGCTGACGCGCAAGCCGGACCGTCCGAGTGTCACGTATTGATCCAGAGGCATGATGGCCACTTCCTGGTAGATTGTTCGGATATGAGGTTGTTCATTACTAAACTAGTTCACAGCTGAACGATCTGGCAAGTCGATGTCTGCGAATGACGCGGCCAAGATCTGGTCACTGAACTATCGGGTGCTGCTTTCGGTCATATCGTGCGCCGAGGCCGACATCTGCATGCTCGGGCTCGAGTCCAAGGAGCTGTTCCTGCTCGCCGAGATCAACGAGCATCCCTACCCCGCCGAGTTGGCCGCGGCCTTGAGCATGCCCAAGGCGACGGTGACGCTGTATCTGAAACGACTTGAGGCAGCCGGGTTCGTGCGCCGGGAGATCGACCCGTCCGATCTGCGGCGGCATCGGCTGATGCTGACCCCGGCCGGGCGCCAAGCCGCCGCGAAAGGCCTGGCGCTGCTGTCCGCCGAGTTCAACAAGCGGCTGGGACGTCTGACGGCAGCGCAGCAAAAGGACCTCAAAAACCTGCTCGAGAAAATTCTGTAACGCGGTGCCGCTAGTCTGACCTGTCGTGCGCGTTCTGGTGATCGGCTCCGGTGCCCGTGAACATGCCCTGCTGCTGGCTCTCAGTAGAGATCCGCAGGTCACGGGGCTCGCTATTGCGCCCGGCAACGCCGGCACCACCCGGCTCGCCGAGCAACACGACGTCGACATCACCGCCGGTGCGGACGTCGTCGCGCTGGCCCGCGAGGTCCGGGCCGACCTTGTCGTCATCGGTCCCGAAGTCCCCTTGGTGCTCGGGGTGGCCGACACCGTGCGCGCCGCCGGTATTGCCTGCTTCGGACCCGGCAAGGACGCGGCTCGCATCGAGGGGTCGAAGGCATTCGCCAAGGAGGTCATGGCGGCCGCCGGGGTGCGGACCGCTGCCAGCGAAATCGTGGACAGTCCCGCGCATTTGGATGCGGCCCTCGATCGCTTCGGGCCGCCCGCCGGAGACCCGGCCTGGGTGGTCAAGGACGACTCGCTGGCGGCCGGCAAGGGTGTGGTGGTGACCCCGGATCGCGCCGCCGCCCGTGCCCATGGCGCGAGTCTGCTCGAGGCCGGCCACCCCGTGTTGCTGGAGTCTTTCCTCGACGGCCCCGAGGTATCGCTGTTCTGCGTGGTCGACGGCGAAACGGTGGTGCCGCTGCTCCCGGCACAGGATTTCAAGCGGGTGGGTGACGGCGACGCCGGCCCGAACACCGGTGGTATGGGCGCCTACGCGCCGTTGCCGTGGCTTCCCGGCGACGTTTACCGCGAAATCGTCAGCGGCATCGTCGAACCCGTTGCGGCCGAGATGGTTCGGCGCGGCAGCCCATTCTCCGGATTGCTCTATGTCGGACTCGCGATCACCGCGAAGGGGCCCGCGGTGGTCGAATTCAATTGCCGCTTCGGCGATCCGGAGACCCAGGCCGTGCTGGCCCTGCTGGATTCACCGCTCGGTCAGCTGCTGTATGCGGCCGGGACGGGCGCGCTGGCCGGCTTCGGCGAGTTGAGCTGGCGAGACGGGGCCGCGGTGACC encodes:
- a CDS encoding NAD(P)-dependent oxidoreductase — protein: MSQDLKLGYIGLGNMGAPMATKMTEWPGGVTVYDIRTEAMTPLIEKGAGIADSVADIAVADIVHITVLNDAQVREVVGELAAHAKPGTVIAIHSTISDTTAVELAAELKPQGIHIVDAPVSGGAAAAAEGKLATMVGADREVYERIKPAFKHWAAMVVHAGEPGAGTRMKLARNMLTFTSYVAACEAMKLAEAAGLDLQALGRVVRHTDALTSGPGAIMVREDMKDLQPDNFLYQSFLHARGLGEKDLSLALGLGEAVSVDLPLARLAYEGLAAGLGVPHKEKES
- a CDS encoding carboxymuconolactone decarboxylase family protein, with protein sequence MDEQRRKGLEKMNEVYGWEMPNIEGDPYFDLTVDHLFGDIWNRPGLSMRDKRIMTLTAVTAVGSRDLAEIQINAALLNGELSEDELKEMAVFLTHYLGFPLGSALNGAVGAVVAKRKKAAAKGAGEDKKANVEAALKMNSGKADA
- a CDS encoding aldo/keto reductase, which encodes MAIMPLDQYVTLGRSGLRVSPLCLGAMTFGEDLGWGTSVEESQQIIDRYTELGGNFIDTANFYTRSHSEKIIGDHVGRHAARRDRLVIATKFSGNLYPGDPNGGGAGRKSLVNACENSLRRLQTDYIDLYWLHMWDANTPIEETMAALDDLVSAGKVRYIGVSDTPAWKIVEANLIARFRGWPAFIGLQIEYSLLERTVEQELVPMASEFGLGITPWSPLKSGALSGKYTRRNAGQHNAGRGVLVESFLNEKTYAVIDELEIIAKAHETNVAAVALAWVHAQPAVSSIIIGARRLSQLEDNVRAVDVNLSAEEVTRLDKLTRPRLGFPQSMLDMAAGMINGGTTINGVFGPPSEYVMPEGGRPY
- a CDS encoding MarR family winged helix-turn-helix transcriptional regulator, which codes for MSANDAAKIWSLNYRVLLSVISCAEADICMLGLESKELFLLAEINEHPYPAELAAALSMPKATVTLYLKRLEAAGFVRREIDPSDLRRHRLMLTPAGRQAAAKGLALLSAEFNKRLGRLTAAQQKDLKNLLEKIL
- the purD gene encoding phosphoribosylamine--glycine ligase → MRVLVIGSGAREHALLLALSRDPQVTGLAIAPGNAGTTRLAEQHDVDITAGADVVALAREVRADLVVIGPEVPLVLGVADTVRAAGIACFGPGKDAARIEGSKAFAKEVMAAAGVRTAASEIVDSPAHLDAALDRFGPPAGDPAWVVKDDSLAAGKGVVVTPDRAAARAHGASLLEAGHPVLLESFLDGPEVSLFCVVDGETVVPLLPAQDFKRVGDGDAGPNTGGMGAYAPLPWLPGDVYREIVSGIVEPVAAEMVRRGSPFSGLLYVGLAITAKGPAVVEFNCRFGDPETQAVLALLDSPLGQLLYAAGTGALAGFGELSWRDGAAVTVVLAAENYPGRPRVGDVIAGSEADGVLHAGTARRDDGAIVSSGGRVLSVVGTGADLTGARADAYRILGSIRLPGSHFRSDIGLLAQEGKIRV